The Streptomyces capitiformicae genome contains the following window.
CCGATCTCCAGGACGTCCGCGCCCAGTTCGACGCCGTCCAGCGCCCAGGGCAGCAGCTGTTCCTTCGTCTTCAGCGCCCACTTCTCGGAGCTGCACAACTTCCGGTGCATCAGATTCATCGGCATACGAACGACGCTAGGCCCGGCCCTGCCATGTCCACCACGGGCTAGGCTGCCGTCCCATGTCGCCAAACGGACAGCCGGGTGAGTGGAACGCAGGCTTCGAGAGGCATCCGCCCGCCACGCCCGACGGCCACCCCACCGCCGCGATCTTCATCGGCCACTTCACCATGCCGCGCGGCACCGCCTACGCCCGGCACTGGCACCCCGTCCACCAACTCGCCTGGTCCGCGAAGGGGTTGCTCCGTGTGACGACCCGGCAGGGCTCCTGGCTGCTGCCGCCCACCCTCGCCCTCTGGATCCCCGCCGGTGTCCCCCACACCACCGAGTCGGCCGGCGACACGGTGATGCGCAGCCCGTACGTGGCCCCCGAGAGCTGCCCGCGGATCGACTGGCAGGACCCCACGGTGGTAGCCGTCGGCCCCCTCCTCCGCGCCCTCATCGACCACCTCGTACGAGCCGACCTGACCCCCGAGGCGCGGGCCCGCGCGGAGGCCGTACTGCTGGACGTCCTGTACCCCGTCCCCGTCACCAGCGTGTCCGCCCCCGAGCCCCGCGACCCGAGGGCCCGCGAGGTGGCCCGCACCCTGACGGCGAACCCGGCGGACCCCCGCCCCCTCGAAGCCTGGGGCACCCAGGTCGGCGCGAGCGCCCGCACCCTGGCCCGCCTCTTCGTCACCG
Protein-coding sequences here:
- a CDS encoding AraC family transcriptional regulator is translated as MSPNGQPGEWNAGFERHPPATPDGHPTAAIFIGHFTMPRGTAYARHWHPVHQLAWSAKGLLRVTTRQGSWLLPPTLALWIPAGVPHTTESAGDTVMRSPYVAPESCPRIDWQDPTVVAVGPLLRALIDHLVRADLTPEARARAEAVLLDVLYPVPVTSVSAPEPRDPRAREVARTLTANPADPRPLEAWGTQVGASARTLARLFVTETGLAFGQWREQARMRAAMPLLAEGLPLEAIAPRVGYASASSFVAAFHRVIGVTPRQYFPLHR